GAACATAGAGATCGCAAAGGAGCTGAGTCTCCCTCCCGTCAAACTGCATTGTTCGATGCTCGCAGAGGACGCCATCAAGGCCGCGGTGAGAGACTACAAGACCAAGAGAAGCTCAACAACCCTCCACTAATCCAACTCTCACTTCAGAACTCAATATtcacaaaaaatatatcataCATACCTGTGTAACTCTAATAGAAACTCCTTCTTAATATCACACTGCATACAAACCCAGTATTATCATCACGTCACACTAAGTGTCACAGGTTTTTTCAACTTCGCTCTTCTCTGCACTTCCTCCCCTCCCATCGAAttctcaaaaaattttcagtcACAAGCATAATAAAGCCCATTGAAAACACTAGGCCATCGCTTTCAAAATAGTTGTGTTACATGCGTTTACAGCGTTTAAACACACTGGTAATATAGTGTACGAGCTCTTCATCTCTTCGCTGAAAATCACTCTCAACCGCATAGAGCTATGTCCACTACACTGTTCGACGATATATTCACCATCTCCGAGGTGGATCCAGGCCGTTACAACAATGTCTGCCGTATAGAAGCCGGCTCTACTACACAGGAGCAATGCAAGCTGACCCTAGATATAAATACCAACTTGTTCCCAGTGCAAGTCAACGAACAACTGACAGTGACAGTGGCCTCCTCCTTGGATGTTGATGACGACGACAAGGCCAAAGTTAACGACTCTACCGGTGCATCCAGAAGTTGGAGACCACCACAACCTGGCGACAGATCATTGGCAGACGACTACGACTATGTGATGCACGGTACTGCATACAAGTTCGAGGAAGTAAGCAAGGATGTCATCGCTGTGTACTACTCCTTCGGAGGTCTACTGATGAGATTGGAAGGTAACTACAGAAACTTGAACAACTTGAAGCAAGAGACCGCCTACTTGTTGATCCGTCGTTAATTTTACTGAATCACAAGACCATACAGCTTATTACATGGTATTTTAATAAACAACTTCGCACCCTCCCCACATTGTAAATTAGTCAATTTCGAAGCTTATCTTTCGTCATTCCCCTTTCCACATATCCATAGTGCTAAATCGATAAATACATTGTATAAAATCAAACTATTCATATTGGAAGataagaaataataataaaggAATACTTTATCTATTTATTCATGTAATAGTCATTACttattgatatttgatttaaaaTCCCCTAACTAGACAGAACAGCACGTTGGTAGCTACTCCGACTATGATCGACATCCTCTGTCTCTTATTGAACAAACCCTCGTTCTTCATTAGTAACAGTGCAAATATTCCAAGACAGAATCCTGTTGTTATACCTATTAACAGATCTTTGTTGTGCCGTATATCCGTAACTGGAATTGAATTGAAACGATCTTCCACCTCTCCATTTCTGTCTCTCCCTGGTTGTAACCCATCTCCGGCGGTGGCCATAGGATCATTACCACTCTCCATCCACATCTCTTCTAATTGCCTTATGTCTCTCCTTGCGTTACCACCACGGCTTCCTATGTTGCTTTGGGATTCGTCGCCGTTCAGGAGGTCGTCTTCCTCCTCTGGGTCGCCATAGGTAGATCTGAACTGCTGTCTCAACAACTCAATTTCTTCCTCACTGAAACCCACAGAGGCTAATCTATCGAAACCTATGGCCTGAGTGGTCACTGAGTCCGCACTTGGTCCCATTGTATCCATTACATCCTCGCTCGCGAGTTGCTCATCGGTCAAATCCTCTGTACCTATTATACAATGCACATAGAACAGAAGCTCATTTAACGTACCTTCTGTATTCTCTGCTTGCAACCGTTCAAAATACTGTAGAATCTCAGAGCCAAGGTTCGCCCTAGAATTCAATATGTTACCATTCCTAATAAACCGCAGCCTTCTCCTATGTGTCTGCTCTCCTCTCAGTTCCCTACACAGGCGACGTAACCATTGCGTGTTAATAGTATCCATCGATACATGTGTAATATTTAGCTTAAGATCAGGAATGGTGTCGTCATTGAAACGAACCACTATGAATCTTGATATCCCACCATTATCGCCAGGCATCCCATCTAAGGATCCCGTTCCAAGCCCAGAAGACATCTCTATTATATTTGCTGTATTGTTGTCAATTTAATAATACTTAGAGTAGCTGTAACACCGCTCATATGGTCCTGATTACTGGCTCGCCAAAGATATCTTTAGAGTGACCACCAGCCTGGTCTATTATCCTTGTCATTAAGGGACCAAAATCTTGTCACTACCCACAATAATAGTCATGTGTGGTGCTCCAATGCTCAAGTAATGGCATAGATGATGGTATGCTGCAACTGATTCATGATTGTATGGTTTACATCGAGGttaattaaaatatatttctCGCTATTTACTTTTAATATGCTCTTCTTTTATATAACTTCATGGGGGTTTAGAGGGGGATCATTCTTGCCATCCAAAATATTTGGATCCGATCACTGGTTCCCTAACACTATGACAATAATACGAATATTTACAATAAAAGAGGTCCCTTTCCCCATTGGAATGTAATGGTTAGATGTATCCACGGTGCACTGGTTTAAAATATGTTTTTCTTGTAAAGGAAtggttttttttgttttggaaATCAAGGAGATGATAATGTAGCGAAAGAGCCTGTAAATATGGCGGTAATGAATGTTTACAGAACAGTTAAAACGCTCACTTACCGTATTTCATCTCTTGGAAGAATGCCATCATACCGTTAAAGACCACCAACATGATACCACCACCTGGACCCAGTCTCAGGATCTTTGGAATGAATCCCTTGTAAAGGGCGGTGAAACCTTCCTCGGAGTAGATCTTGAACAAAGATGGCCATGTCCAATTGTATTTTGGTACCACAGTACCATCGGCCAATGTAGTTGTAGCACCACTTTGGATTCTAGATTTTACAACATCAAATGGTGTGTTCAGTAGAGTACCTACAGTACCACCGATGGTACCAGCGATCAAATCGTTGGTGGTCTTCTCAGTGTTGGTCTTAGCCTTTGGCAATAGGGCTCTAATCTGGAAGATGACACCAAAGTAACCACCGTTCCAGAAGGCGTTTCTCCACATGGTAGACTCCAGCCCATTGTACAGCGAGAGAATACCAGTCTCTCTAATGGTTTTGAAGACGACCTCCATTGGTCCGTTAAATTTGGAGTTGACATCCTGTAGACGAATCTTCACCAATTCAAATGGCACAATGACACAGGCTTCCGTGACACCCGCCAAAGAACCACTCAGAATAGAGATCTGCTGAGTCAGCTTGTCCACACCATACAGATCCTTGAACATCTTCTGGTAAGAGTCATTACAAGCGAACTTTGTGGCTCTCTTTGGTGCTTCCATCAGCATCGGAGAAGAAATACCCTTATACAGACGGCTAAACCCTTCACGCTTGACAATCTGCCCTAAACAGTCGATAACACCATTGTAGGCGACACCGGAACCTGTCCCCGAGCCAACTTGCAATTGCATCCGTGTCTTAACAACATCCAACGGATACATAACAAGCAGCTCGGAAACACCAGCAGCAGCACCAGAAACAAACTGGTAGATAAATGGCAAAGGCTTCTCAGACATAGTAAGCAATTATATTCTGTGTTTGTCGGCCCTACTACCCCAGTAACACCATAACTCTcatgaaatatatatcgTCCAGCTTACTTTATACTTTGAAATCAAGATTTTTGTCAAAAGAATTTCGGTTTGACTCAATCCTCGGGATTGGTCGTCCCACTACGAAATCACTATGCAACTTAAAACTATCTCGCACCAATGGGTAGTATCCCCTTCTCCCAAGTATAGCAATATTAATCATCCTCCCCGCATTCAATAACTTTAAGACAGTTAGCTCTGGACTTCTGAAGTAGGGCTTGAATTCGGAACTCTGGAGACCCTCCCCTCTAGCTTACTGGATCCTACTCAAAACTTGTCGGAAGTTAACTAACGCATCGTGGTTTATACACCGACACAAGAATTCCCAGTTTTAAATTCAAACTTTTGAGCTGAATCGAACTAGAACTCGATCATCTAAACAATTAGTTTTagatatataatatttcGCTCCTCCAAATAGCATTTAACTCTATTTGACAGCCAAACAGGACACAATCCGCTAAATGAAGTTGGTTACATTCCCTGGACAAGGCACTCCGATCCCTGTTGCTGTACTGAAGGCCTTGATTCGGAACAAAGATGCGCAGTTCAACACTATCTTGAATCGTGGACTGCACAGACGGGACTTACTAGAGTACATATTCAGAAACCCATCTAGCCCCGGTAGCATCGCAGTGTGTTCC
The Nakaseomyces glabratus chromosome J, complete sequence genome window above contains:
- the RPB8 gene encoding DNA-directed RNA polymerase core subunit RPB8 (CAGL0J04070g~Ortholog(s) have RNA polymerase I activity, RNA polymerase II activity, RNA polymerase III activity, RNA-directed 5'-3' RNA polymerase activity); the protein is MSTTLFDDIFTISEVDPGRYNNVCRIEAGSTTQEQCKLTLDINTNLFPVQVNEQLTVTVASSLDVDDDDKAKVNDSTGASRSWRPPQPGDRSLADDYDYVMHGTAYKFEEVSKDVIAVYYSFGGLLMRLEGNYRNLNNLKQETAYLLIRR
- the DSC3 gene encoding Dsc3p (CAGL0J04092g~Ortholog(s) have role in positive regulation of cellular response to hypoxia, regulation of protein glycosylation, sterol regulatory element binding protein cleavage) is translated as MSSGLGTGSLDGMPGDNGGISRFIVVRFNDDTIPDLKLNITHVSMDTINTQWLRRLCRELRGEQTHRRRLRFIRNGNILNSRANLGSEILQYFERLQAENTEGTLNELLFYVHCIIGTEDLTDEQLASEDVMDTMGPSADSVTTQAIGFDRLASVGFSEEEIELLRQQFRSTYGDPEEEDDLLNGDESQSNIGSRGGNARRDIRQLEEMWMESGNDPMATAGDGLQPGRDRNGEVEDRFNSIPVTDIRHNKDLLIGITTGFCLGIFALLLMKNEGLFNKRQRMSIIVGVATNVLFCLVRGF
- the ODC2 gene encoding mitochondrial 2-oxodicarboxylate carrier (CAGL0J04114g~Ortholog(s) have dicarboxylic acid transmembrane transporter activity, role in mitochondrial transport and mitochondrial inner membrane localization); amino-acid sequence: MSEKPLPFIYQFVSGAAAGVSELLVMYPLDVVKTRMQLQVGSGTGSGVAYNGVIDCLGQIVKREGFSRLYKGISSPMLMEAPKRATKFACNDSYQKMFKDLYGVDKLTQQISILSGSLAGVTEACVIVPFELVKIRLQDVNSKFNGPMEVVFKTIRETGILSLYNGLESTMWRNAFWNGGYFGVIFQIRALLPKAKTNTEKTTNDLIAGTIGGTVGTLLNTPFDVVKSRIQSGATTTLADGTVVPKYNWTWPSLFKIYSEEGFTALYKGFIPKILRLGPGGGIMLVVFNGMMAFFQEMKYGK